A window of Rhodococcus sp. SGAir0479 contains these coding sequences:
- a CDS encoding NUDIX hydrolase produces the protein MARQSAGTSWRDRAGKSLTDYPRPSVAVDVAVLTVRTGRLHVVVVGRPDGGWALPGTFLRPGERLADAAERALRTKAGLTGTGFHQLAMFDAPDRDDRGWVLSMAHGAALPSEDLPADTQLVRVDGRTVAEPLAFDHAAMVAHAVDDLRERYTRRVDPSGLLQETFTVLELRRLYETVFDRALPKDSFRRLVIDAITPTGRTASVGSGRPAELFRRRGDGDLAPGAARVLTD, from the coding sequence GTGGCTCGACAGTCAGCAGGAACCTCGTGGCGCGACCGCGCGGGCAAATCGCTCACCGACTACCCCCGCCCCTCGGTGGCGGTGGACGTCGCGGTCCTCACCGTCCGCACCGGGAGGCTGCACGTCGTGGTGGTCGGTCGCCCCGACGGCGGGTGGGCGCTGCCCGGCACTTTCCTCCGCCCGGGTGAGCGCCTCGCCGACGCCGCCGAACGCGCGCTGCGCACCAAGGCCGGCCTGACCGGTACCGGCTTCCATCAACTGGCGATGTTCGACGCCCCCGACCGGGACGACCGCGGTTGGGTGCTGTCGATGGCCCACGGCGCCGCCCTGCCCTCCGAGGATCTCCCCGCCGACACCCAGCTCGTCCGCGTCGACGGCCGGACGGTCGCCGAACCCCTCGCGTTCGACCACGCGGCCATGGTGGCGCACGCGGTCGACGATCTGCGCGAGCGCTACACCCGCCGCGTCGACCCGTCCGGACTCCTGCAGGAGACGTTCACGGTTCTCGAACTGCGCCGTCTGTACGAGACGGTCTTCGACCGCGCCCTCCCGAAGGACTCGTTCCGGCGACTGGTGATCGATGCGATCACGCCGACGGGCCGGACGGCGAGCGTGGGGTCCGGCCGGCCGGCCGAGCTGTTCCGTCGGCGCGGCGACGGCGACCTCGCCCCGGGCGCCGCACGCGTGCTCACCGACTGA
- a CDS encoding ADP-ribosylglycohydrolase family protein yields the protein MDLSEVRSDRVAGVLLATAAGDALGAGYEFTTPRPETVIDMIGGGLGGFAPGEWTDDTAMAVAIAEVAATGVDLASGAGLDAVAAQFIRWYDSDPPDIGNQTSAVLAARPATAAAMLRAARAVPGRRGGNGSLMRTAPIALAYLDDAPGCLRAARAVGLLTHHDERAVEACEMWTYAVRHAVLYGTFDGVGEYLATASAGTRSYWSPLLEVARRGTPADFPNNGWVVDALLTAWWAIATTEVSGPDHLPRALERAVRAGRDTDTTAAIAGGLLGARWGASAVPARWSRMLHGWPGYRADDLVRLAEAIASVEARPGSGTDATTSKERA from the coding sequence ATGGACTTGTCCGAGGTTCGATCCGATCGGGTGGCGGGTGTGCTGCTCGCGACCGCCGCCGGTGACGCCCTCGGCGCCGGCTACGAATTCACCACGCCGCGCCCGGAGACGGTGATCGACATGATCGGCGGTGGGCTCGGCGGATTCGCGCCGGGGGAGTGGACCGACGACACGGCGATGGCCGTCGCGATCGCCGAGGTTGCCGCGACCGGCGTGGACCTCGCGTCCGGTGCGGGGCTTGATGCTGTTGCGGCACAGTTTATCCGGTGGTACGACTCCGATCCGCCCGACATCGGGAATCAGACGTCCGCGGTGCTCGCTGCCCGGCCGGCTACGGCCGCCGCCATGCTCCGGGCCGCGCGTGCCGTCCCGGGGCGGCGGGGCGGCAACGGCTCGCTCATGCGTACGGCTCCGATTGCGCTCGCCTACCTCGACGACGCCCCGGGGTGCCTGCGGGCGGCCCGGGCGGTGGGACTGCTCACCCATCACGACGAGCGCGCTGTCGAGGCATGCGAGATGTGGACGTACGCGGTCCGGCATGCCGTGCTGTACGGCACTTTCGACGGCGTCGGGGAGTACCTGGCGACAGCGTCCGCGGGCACGCGTTCCTACTGGTCGCCGCTGCTCGAGGTGGCCCGACGGGGTACTCCCGCCGACTTCCCGAACAACGGATGGGTCGTCGACGCGCTGCTGACCGCGTGGTGGGCGATCGCCACCACGGAGGTGTCCGGTCCCGATCACCTGCCACGCGCTCTCGAGCGGGCGGTGCGGGCCGGCCGCGACACCGACACCACCGCGGCGATCGCCGGCGGACTGCTCGGTGCCCGGTGGGGTGCCTCCGCGGTCCCGGCCCGCTGGAGCCGCATGCTGCACGGTTGGCCCGGCTACCGCGCCGACGACCTGGTGCGGCTGGCCGAGGCGATAGCGTCGGTCGAGGCGCGCCCGGGGTCGGGAACCGACGCCACCACATCGAAGGAGCGCGCATGA
- a CDS encoding O-acetyl-ADP-ribose deacetylase has protein sequence MTVIDIVQGDITAQRVDAVVNAANSSLLGGGGVDGAIHRRGGPAILEACRALRATTLPHGLPEGAAVATTAGNLPAQWVIHTVGPRFSPGDDRSELLRSCYRRSLAVADELGAATVAFPLISAGAFGWPRVDAVEQAVGAVRATTTAVAVVTFVAFDAAVADLLREAAG, from the coding sequence ATGACCGTCATCGACATCGTGCAGGGCGACATCACCGCGCAGCGGGTCGACGCCGTCGTCAACGCCGCCAATTCGTCATTGCTCGGCGGTGGTGGCGTGGACGGCGCGATCCACCGGCGCGGTGGCCCGGCGATCCTGGAGGCGTGCCGCGCGCTGCGGGCGACGACGCTGCCGCACGGGCTCCCGGAGGGCGCGGCCGTCGCGACGACCGCGGGGAACCTGCCCGCCCAGTGGGTGATCCACACCGTCGGGCCGCGGTTCTCGCCCGGTGACGATCGCAGCGAGCTGCTGCGCTCGTGCTACCGGCGCAGCCTCGCGGTCGCCGACGAGCTCGGCGCCGCGACTGTCGCGTTCCCGCTCATCTCGGCGGGCGCCTTCGGGTGGCCGCGGGTGGACGCGGTGGAACAGGCGGTCGGAGCCGTCCGCGCCACGACGACGGCCGTCGCAGTCGTGACCTTCGTGGCGTTCGATGCGGCCGTGGCCGATCTGCTGCGGGAGGCGGCGGGGTAG
- a CDS encoding (Fe-S)-binding protein, with protein sequence MRIALFATCIGDTLFPDASKSTALLLTRLGHDVVFPPGQTCCGQMHVNTGYQPDALPLVENYAENFGDGSIDAIVAPSGSCVGSVRHQHEIVARRYGTTALCGRVETVKAKTYELSELLVDVLGVTDVGAYFPHRVTYHPTCHSLRMLRVGEKPLRLLRAVREIDLAELPAADSCCGFGGTFAIKNAETSTAMLADKIRNVGDTGAEFCCAGDSSCLMHIGGGMTRLRMATRTIHLAEILASVESKVASGVTV encoded by the coding sequence ATGAGGATTGCCCTGTTCGCGACGTGTATCGGGGACACGCTCTTCCCCGACGCGTCCAAGTCGACCGCGCTGCTGCTCACGCGGCTGGGACACGACGTCGTGTTCCCGCCCGGGCAGACGTGCTGCGGGCAGATGCACGTGAACACCGGCTATCAGCCAGATGCGCTCCCGCTGGTGGAGAACTACGCCGAGAATTTCGGCGACGGCTCGATCGACGCGATCGTGGCGCCGTCCGGCTCCTGCGTGGGCTCAGTGCGGCACCAGCACGAGATCGTTGCCCGGCGGTACGGGACCACGGCGCTGTGCGGCCGAGTCGAGACCGTCAAGGCCAAGACGTACGAGCTGTCCGAGTTGCTGGTGGACGTGCTGGGCGTGACGGATGTCGGGGCGTACTTCCCGCACCGCGTGACGTATCACCCGACGTGCCACTCGCTGCGGATGCTGCGGGTGGGCGAAAAGCCGCTGCGGCTGTTGCGGGCGGTGCGCGAGATCGATCTGGCGGAGCTGCCGGCGGCCGACTCGTGCTGCGGCTTCGGCGGCACGTTCGCGATCAAGAACGCCGAGACGTCGACGGCCATGTTGGCCGACAAGATCCGCAACGTCGGCGACACCGGCGCCGAGTTCTGTTGTGCCGGTGACTCGTCGTGCCTGATGCACATCGGTGGCGGCATGACGCGCCTGCGGATGGCCACCCGGACCATCCACCTGGCGGAGATCCTGGCCTCCGTCGAGTCGAAGGTGGCGAGCGGGGTGACGGTATGA
- a CDS encoding lactate utilization protein B, producing the protein MTAVGLGLPGFPPRAPDGVGFLRGTESFPEAAHHELANPQLRRNIAKATHTIREKRLRVTGELPDWQALRDTGSAVKVDTLNRLPELLEQFEAAVVARGGVVHWAADAIEADAIVTELVEATGSREVIKVKSMATQEIGLNEHLESVGIRAYETDLAELIVQLGHDKPSHILVPAIHRNRSEIREIFLNEMDGVDPNLDDDPQHLAAASRKFLRHKFMTVPVAVSGANFGIAETGTLGVVESEGNGRMCLTLPQTLITVMGIEKIIPRFADLEVFLQLLPRSSTGERMNPYTSMWTGVTPGDGPQNFHVVLLDNGRTAALADAIGRQALKCIRCSACLNVCPVYEQTGGHAYGSTYPGPIGAVLTPQLTGMTGKDDPNASLPFASSLCGACFDACPVEIDIPSLLIELRHQKVEHTGFGPEAAAMRAASIAMSSATRFALAQKAAGLGRLVAGKKGTISTLPPPLSGWTDARDIPAPPRQTFRQWWKSAEGRAAIAEARAEASS; encoded by the coding sequence ATGACGGCCGTCGGGCTGGGGCTGCCCGGCTTTCCGCCCCGAGCGCCGGACGGTGTCGGCTTCCTGCGCGGTACCGAGTCGTTTCCGGAAGCGGCGCACCACGAACTGGCCAACCCGCAGCTGCGCAGGAACATCGCCAAGGCCACGCACACCATTCGGGAGAAACGGCTGCGGGTCACCGGGGAACTCCCGGACTGGCAGGCTCTGCGCGACACCGGTTCCGCGGTCAAGGTCGACACCCTCAACCGGTTGCCGGAGCTGCTCGAGCAGTTCGAGGCCGCCGTCGTTGCCCGCGGCGGGGTGGTGCACTGGGCGGCGGACGCGATCGAGGCCGACGCGATCGTCACCGAGCTGGTGGAGGCGACCGGCTCGCGCGAGGTCATCAAGGTCAAGTCGATGGCCACGCAGGAGATCGGTCTCAACGAACATCTCGAGTCCGTCGGCATCCGCGCGTACGAGACCGATCTGGCCGAGCTGATCGTCCAGCTCGGGCACGACAAGCCGTCGCACATCCTGGTGCCGGCCATCCACCGCAACCGGTCGGAGATTCGGGAGATCTTCCTGAACGAGATGGACGGGGTGGATCCCAACCTGGACGACGACCCACAGCACCTGGCCGCGGCATCACGAAAGTTTCTGCGGCACAAGTTCATGACGGTGCCGGTCGCGGTCTCGGGCGCCAACTTCGGCATCGCCGAGACCGGCACGCTGGGCGTGGTCGAGTCCGAGGGCAACGGCCGCATGTGCCTGACGCTGCCGCAGACGCTGATCACCGTGATGGGCATCGAGAAGATCATCCCGCGCTTCGCCGATCTCGAAGTGTTCCTGCAACTGCTGCCGCGTTCGTCCACGGGCGAGCGGATGAACCCCTACACCTCGATGTGGACCGGCGTGACGCCCGGCGACGGCCCCCAGAACTTCCACGTGGTGCTGCTCGACAACGGCCGCACCGCCGCCCTCGCCGACGCCATCGGCCGGCAGGCACTCAAGTGCATCCGCTGTTCGGCGTGTCTGAACGTGTGCCCGGTCTACGAGCAGACCGGCGGCCACGCCTACGGGTCGACGTATCCGGGTCCCATCGGGGCGGTGCTCACCCCGCAGCTGACCGGCATGACCGGCAAGGACGACCCCAACGCGAGCCTGCCGTTCGCGTCCAGCCTGTGCGGTGCGTGCTTCGACGCCTGCCCGGTCGAGATCGACATCCCGTCGCTGCTGATCGAGCTGCGGCACCAGAAGGTGGAGCACACCGGGTTCGGGCCGGAGGCCGCCGCGATGAGGGCGGCATCCATCGCGATGTCGTCGGCGACGCGATTTGCGTTGGCGCAGAAGGCGGCCGGGCTCGGACGACTGGTGGCGGGGAAGAAGGGCACCATCTCGACGCTGCCGCCGCCGCTGAGCGGGTGGACCGACGCCCGCGACATCCCGGCACCGCCCCGGCAGACGTTCCGGCAATGGTGGAAATCGGCAGAGGGGCGGGCCGCCATCGCGGAAGCGCGGGCGGAGGCGAGCTCGTGA
- a CDS encoding LutC/YkgG family protein, producing MSSRTVILGRIREALVDAPPTPVTVPREYRVDRTLPDAERIDLLIDRLEDYDARVYRCDTAHLPAMLARVLTDAGARRVGVPTGLDESWLADFGGEVVVDGTDIPAPDLEDLDAVVTGSAVTCAETGTIFLDAGPDQGRRALTLVPDVHVCVVTVDSVEVGVPEALARLVPERPTTLVSGPSATVDIELERVQGVHGPRHLHVVLVDQAPPRTPS from the coding sequence GTGAGTTCGCGGACTGTGATCCTCGGTCGGATCCGGGAGGCCCTGGTCGACGCCCCGCCGACCCCGGTGACCGTGCCACGCGAGTATCGCGTGGACAGGACGTTGCCCGACGCAGAGCGGATCGACCTGTTGATCGACCGGCTCGAGGACTACGACGCCCGCGTGTACCGGTGCGACACGGCCCATCTTCCGGCCATGCTGGCACGGGTGCTCACCGACGCCGGTGCCCGCCGCGTCGGAGTGCCCACCGGACTGGACGAATCGTGGCTGGCGGACTTCGGCGGGGAGGTCGTCGTGGACGGGACGGACATCCCGGCGCCGGATCTGGAGGACCTCGACGCGGTGGTGACCGGCTCCGCGGTGACGTGTGCGGAGACCGGCACGATCTTCCTGGACGCGGGACCCGACCAGGGGCGGCGGGCCCTCACACTGGTGCCCGACGTGCACGTCTGCGTCGTCACCGTCGACAGCGTCGAGGTCGGGGTGCCCGAGGCACTCGCCCGGCTGGTGCCCGAGCGGCCCACCACCCTCGTCAGCGGGCCGTCCGCGACGGTCGACATCGAACTCGAACGGGTACAGGGCGTGCACGGACCGCGGCACCTGCACGTGGTGCTCGTCGATCAGGCGCCGCCGCGCACGCCCTCGTAG
- a CDS encoding FadR/GntR family transcriptional regulator, protein MTSESPTTALPAAPHPRAWEHVLSRVEAMMVSGELLPGQRLPGERTLAADLGVGRSSVREALRVMEALGLLKAQTGSGPNAGAMIVSRPTGGMTMLMRMQVAAHGFPVSDVVQTRLVLESEVMGTLAQRRSPDLAAAVELLDSMDDPALTADEFLVLDAQFHVAMADAAGNQVIAAMMAGLRASIESYVVAGVDSMAWPTTCSRLRHEHRGVVDAVVRGEPALARQRIVDHITGYYEGVRGGA, encoded by the coding sequence ATGACGTCCGAGTCGCCGACCACCGCCCTGCCGGCCGCACCGCACCCGCGGGCGTGGGAACACGTACTCAGCCGGGTCGAGGCGATGATGGTCTCCGGCGAACTGCTGCCCGGTCAGCGCCTGCCCGGCGAACGCACCCTCGCCGCAGACCTCGGCGTCGGGCGCTCGTCCGTGCGGGAGGCCTTGCGGGTGATGGAGGCCCTGGGCCTGCTCAAGGCGCAGACCGGGTCGGGCCCGAATGCCGGCGCGATGATCGTCTCCCGTCCGACCGGCGGCATGACGATGCTGATGCGCATGCAGGTCGCCGCGCACGGCTTCCCGGTCTCCGACGTGGTCCAGACCCGCCTGGTCCTCGAATCCGAGGTGATGGGCACGCTCGCGCAGCGGCGCTCCCCCGACCTGGCGGCGGCCGTCGAACTACTCGACTCGATGGACGATCCGGCGCTCACCGCCGACGAGTTCCTCGTTCTCGACGCCCAGTTCCACGTGGCGATGGCAGACGCGGCCGGCAACCAGGTGATCGCCGCGATGATGGCCGGACTGCGCGCGTCGATCGAGTCGTACGTGGTCGCCGGGGTCGATTCGATGGCATGGCCCACCACCTGCTCGCGCCTGCGTCACGAGCACCGCGGCGTGGTGGACGCGGTCGTCCGCGGCGAGCCGGCGCTGGCCCGGCAGCGGATCGTGGACCACATCACCGGGTACTACGAGGGCGTGCGCGGCGGCGCCTGA
- a CDS encoding SDR family NAD(P)-dependent oxidoreductase yields MNRLSGKKVVITGAASGIGRAAATLMVAEGAQVLIADLDQDAAEKAAADIDGSGSGGRAIGMAVDVMNEEAVAAMIDRAVTEFGGIDVLLNHVGGSNPRKDLDLLRLDLDEWDRTLALNARSTVVASQLALPHMIAAGGGSIINTVSVGGLTGDTLQCAYGAAKAAVIRLTQYIATQYGKQGIRCNAVAPGAIMTPALRDNVPADVIADIRRHNALDMIGDPEDIGWAMVYLASDESRYMSGQTLVLDGGLTAQSPIAASRRVLLDR; encoded by the coding sequence ATGAATCGTCTGTCCGGCAAGAAGGTCGTCATCACCGGAGCCGCCAGTGGAATCGGGCGTGCCGCTGCGACACTCATGGTCGCCGAGGGGGCGCAGGTCCTCATCGCCGACCTCGATCAGGACGCCGCCGAGAAGGCTGCCGCCGACATCGACGGGTCCGGATCCGGCGGTCGGGCGATCGGCATGGCGGTCGACGTGATGAACGAGGAGGCCGTGGCGGCGATGATCGACCGCGCGGTCACGGAGTTCGGCGGCATCGACGTGCTGCTCAACCACGTGGGTGGCAGCAACCCGCGTAAGGATCTCGACCTGCTGCGGCTCGACCTCGACGAATGGGATCGCACGCTCGCGCTCAATGCCCGCAGCACCGTCGTGGCCTCCCAGCTGGCACTGCCGCACATGATCGCGGCGGGCGGCGGTTCGATCATCAACACCGTCTCCGTCGGCGGACTGACCGGCGACACCCTCCAGTGCGCGTACGGCGCCGCGAAGGCGGCCGTCATCCGGCTCACCCAGTACATCGCCACGCAGTACGGCAAGCAGGGGATCCGCTGCAACGCCGTCGCCCCGGGCGCGATCATGACGCCGGCCCTCCGGGACAACGTTCCGGCCGACGTCATCGCCGACATCCGCCGGCACAACGCCCTCGACATGATCGGTGATCCCGAGGACATCGGTTGGGCGATGGTCTACCTCGCGTCGGACGAATCCCGCTACATGAGCGGTCAGACGCTGGTGCTCGACGGCGGCCTCACCGCGCAGAGCCCCATCGCCGCGAGCCGTCGGGTGTTGCTCGACCGGTGA
- a CDS encoding L-lactate permease, giving the protein MESEILAVTFTPTTDAVGGSLTASALVALAPLVTFFVLLAGCKLKAWYAGLGALAVAAVIAVVGFDMPASLAGLSALQGIAFGLFPVMWIVVTAIWFYELTVVSGRFEDLRRVFSSIGRGDMRIQAMLIAFCFGGMLEALAGFGAPVAITGAMLLAIGMPPVRAAVTVLVANTAPVAFGAMAIPITTAGNLTDIPPTEIAAVIGRQTPVLALFVPLLLLFLVDGRRGMKQAWPIALVTGVVFAVAQFWCSAHFSYELTDVVAALAGLAAAVIMLRFWAPRTPDDQRSQVEPERLGPSRVFLSLFPYLLVVVVFGIAKLWTVGVDIPDWLARTDRKVEWPGLFGNLLTGSGDPASSAVYTFSWLSNPGTLLLICGVVVTVVYTLFTSGGRFPMSSGAAVSTFWATLVKMRLAIATVATVLGLSYVMNQSGQTVSIGTWLAGTGAIFAFFSPVLGWLGTAVTGSDTSANALFAKLQQTAGQGAGIDPTLLVAANTSGGVVGKLVSPQNLTIAATAVGQPGSEPILLRKVVGYSLAMLVVLCTIVYLQSTPVLSWMLP; this is encoded by the coding sequence GTGGAATCCGAGATTCTCGCGGTGACCTTCACCCCGACGACCGACGCCGTCGGCGGCAGCCTCACCGCCTCGGCACTGGTGGCGTTGGCCCCGCTCGTCACGTTCTTCGTGCTGCTCGCGGGCTGCAAGCTCAAGGCCTGGTACGCCGGCCTCGGCGCGCTGGCGGTGGCCGCAGTGATCGCGGTGGTCGGGTTCGACATGCCGGCGTCCTTGGCCGGCCTGTCGGCGCTCCAGGGCATCGCCTTCGGGCTGTTCCCGGTGATGTGGATCGTGGTGACCGCGATCTGGTTCTACGAGCTCACCGTGGTCAGCGGCCGCTTCGAGGATCTGCGCCGGGTGTTCAGCTCGATCGGCCGCGGCGACATGCGCATCCAGGCGATGCTGATCGCGTTCTGCTTCGGCGGCATGCTCGAGGCACTGGCCGGGTTCGGGGCGCCGGTCGCCATCACCGGCGCGATGCTGCTCGCGATCGGCATGCCGCCCGTCCGGGCCGCGGTCACCGTGCTGGTGGCCAACACCGCCCCGGTTGCGTTCGGCGCCATGGCCATTCCGATCACCACCGCCGGCAACCTCACCGACATTCCGCCGACCGAGATCGCCGCGGTGATCGGCCGCCAGACGCCGGTCCTGGCGCTGTTCGTGCCGCTGCTGCTGCTCTTCCTGGTCGACGGGCGCCGCGGCATGAAGCAGGCCTGGCCCATCGCACTCGTCACCGGCGTGGTGTTCGCGGTGGCCCAGTTCTGGTGCTCGGCGCACTTCTCCTACGAACTCACCGACGTCGTCGCGGCACTGGCCGGCCTGGCCGCCGCGGTGATCATGCTGCGCTTCTGGGCGCCGCGAACCCCGGACGACCAGCGGTCCCAGGTGGAACCCGAGCGCCTCGGCCCCTCGCGCGTGTTCCTGTCGCTGTTCCCGTACCTGCTCGTGGTCGTCGTGTTCGGGATCGCGAAGCTGTGGACCGTCGGTGTCGACATCCCCGACTGGCTGGCCCGCACCGACCGGAAGGTCGAGTGGCCCGGCCTGTTCGGGAACCTGCTCACCGGCAGCGGCGACCCGGCGTCGAGCGCGGTCTACACGTTCTCCTGGCTGTCGAATCCCGGTACCTTGCTGCTGATCTGCGGCGTCGTGGTCACCGTCGTCTACACGCTCTTCACCAGTGGCGGACGGTTCCCGATGTCCTCGGGGGCCGCGGTGTCCACGTTCTGGGCCACGCTGGTGAAGATGCGGTTGGCGATCGCGACCGTCGCGACGGTGCTGGGGCTGAGCTACGTGATGAACCAGTCGGGGCAGACGGTGTCCATCGGCACGTGGCTCGCCGGGACCGGCGCGATCTTCGCGTTCTTCTCCCCCGTCCTCGGCTGGCTCGGCACCGCGGTCACCGGCTCGGACACCTCAGCGAACGCGCTGTTCGCCAAGCTGCAGCAGACCGCCGGCCAGGGCGCCGGCATCGATCCGACGCTGCTGGTCGCGGCCAACACCTCGGGCGGCGTGGTCGGCAAGCTGGTCAGTCCGCAGAATCTGACGATCGCGGCGACGGCCGTCGGGCAGCCGGGCAGCGAGCCGATCCTGCTGCGCAAGGTCGTCGGCTACAGCTTGGCGATGCTGGTGGTCCTGTGCACGATCGTCTACCTGCAGTCCACCCCGGTGCTGAGCTGGATGCTGCCGTGA
- a CDS encoding (Fe-S)-binding protein produces MRIAMFATCLGDTMFPDAPRATALLLTRLGHEVVFPPGQTCCGQMHVNTGYQPDALPLVENYAENFGDGSIDAIVAPSGSCVGSVRHQHEIVADRYGTPALCGRVETVKAKTYELSELLVDVLGVTDVGANFPHRVTYHPTCHSLRMLGVGDKPLQLLRAVRDIDLVELPAADACCGFGGTFAIKNAETSTAMLADKIRNVADTGAEFCCASDSSCLMHIGGGMSRLQMGTRTIHLAEILAATESMEVTA; encoded by the coding sequence ATGCGTATTGCGATGTTCGCCACGTGCCTGGGCGACACGATGTTCCCGGACGCGCCCAGGGCCACCGCGCTCCTGCTCACGCGCCTCGGGCACGAAGTGGTGTTCCCGCCCGGGCAGACGTGCTGCGGGCAGATGCACGTGAACACCGGGTACCAGCCGGACGCGCTGCCGCTGGTGGAGAACTACGCCGAGAATTTCGGCGACGGCTCCATCGACGCGATCGTGGCGCCGTCCGGGTCGTGCGTCGGGTCGGTGCGGCACCAGCACGAGATCGTCGCGGACCGCTACGGCACACCGGCGCTGTGCGGCCGAGTCGAGACCGTCAAGGCCAAGACGTACGAGCTGTCCGAGTTGCTGGTCGACGTCCTCGGCGTCACCGACGTGGGCGCCAACTTCCCGCACCGGGTCACCTACCACCCGACGTGTCACTCGCTGCGGATGCTCGGTGTCGGCGACAAGCCGCTCCAGTTGCTGCGCGCGGTCCGCGACATCGACCTGGTGGAGCTGCCGGCGGCCGACGCGTGCTGCGGCTTCGGCGGCACCTTCGCGATCAAGAACGCCGAGACGTCGACGGCCATGCTGGCCGACAAGATCCGCAACGTCGCCGATACCGGAGCCGAGTTCTGTTGTGCCAGTGACTCGTCGTGCCTGATGCACATCGGCGGCGGCATGTCCCGGCTGCAGATGGGTACGCGCACGATCCACCTGGCCGAGATCCTGGCGGCCACCGAGAGCATGGAGGTGACGGCATGA
- a CDS encoding LutB/LldF family L-lactate oxidation iron-sulfur protein, with amino-acid sequence MSGVSLGLPAVPPRAPEGVGFLRGTEKFPAAARHELANAQLRRNIGKATHTIRAKRLHVTGELPDWEDLRDAGAAIKTDVMSRLPELLEQLEAAVVARGGTVHWAADANEANAIVTDLVRATGSDEVIKVKSMATQEIELNEHLEANGIHAYETDLAELIVQLGHDKPSHILVPAIHRNRSEIREIFLREMADVDPDLDDNPKHLAAAARKFLRHKFMTVPVAISGANFGVAETGTLGVVESEGNGRMCLTMPQTLITVMGIEKVIPTYRDLEVFLQLLPRSSTGERMNPYTSMWTGVTPGDGPQDFHLVLLDNGRTAALADGVGRQALNCIRCSACLNVCPVYERTGGHAYGSTYPGPIGAVLTPQLAGMDGKDDPNSTLPFASSLCGACYDACPVKIDIPSLLVELRHQKVQKSGFGAEAAAMKAASVAMSSAKLFTLAQKAAGLGRVVAGKKGKISKLPPPLSGWTDARDIPAPPAQTFRQWWDSTEGRAAIAAARKDGDR; translated from the coding sequence ATGAGCGGGGTCTCGCTCGGGCTGCCTGCCGTTCCGCCGCGTGCCCCCGAGGGCGTCGGCTTCCTGCGCGGAACGGAGAAGTTCCCGGCGGCTGCGCGCCACGAACTGGCCAACGCCCAGTTGCGCCGCAACATCGGCAAGGCCACACACACCATCCGCGCCAAGCGACTGCACGTGACGGGCGAACTGCCCGACTGGGAGGACCTGCGCGACGCCGGCGCGGCGATCAAGACCGACGTCATGAGCCGGCTGCCGGAGTTGCTCGAGCAGCTCGAGGCCGCCGTCGTCGCCCGCGGCGGCACCGTGCACTGGGCCGCGGATGCCAACGAGGCCAACGCGATCGTCACCGACCTCGTACGGGCCACCGGTTCCGACGAGGTCATCAAGGTCAAGTCGATGGCCACGCAGGAGATCGAGCTCAACGAACACCTCGAGGCCAACGGCATCCACGCCTACGAGACAGACCTGGCCGAGCTCATCGTCCAGCTCGGCCACGACAAGCCCTCGCACATCCTTGTGCCCGCGATCCACCGCAACCGGTCGGAGATCCGCGAGATCTTCCTGCGGGAGATGGCCGACGTCGATCCGGACCTCGACGACAATCCCAAGCACCTCGCCGCCGCGGCACGGAAGTTTCTGCGGCACAAGTTCATGACGGTGCCGGTGGCGATCTCGGGCGCCAACTTCGGGGTCGCCGAGACCGGCACGCTCGGGGTCGTCGAGTCCGAGGGCAACGGCCGCATGTGCCTGACGATGCCGCAGACACTGATCACCGTCATGGGCATCGAGAAGGTGATCCCCACGTACCGGGATCTCGAGGTGTTCCTGCAGCTGCTGCCGCGCTCGTCGACGGGGGAGCGGATGAATCCGTACACCTCCATGTGGACCGGCGTGACGCCGGGCGACGGCCCGCAGGACTTCCATCTGGTGCTGCTCGACAACGGCCGCACCGCCGCACTCGCCGACGGTGTGGGAAGGCAGGCGCTCAACTGCATCCGCTGTTCGGCGTGCCTGAACGTGTGCCCGGTCTACGAGCGCACCGGCGGCCACGCCTACGGGTCGACGTATCCGGGGCCGATCGGCGCCGTCCTCACGCCGCAGCTCGCGGGCATGGACGGCAAGGACGATCCGAACTCGACGCTGCCGTTCGCGTCGAGCCTGTGCGGCGCCTGCTACGACGCGTGCCCGGTGAAGATCGACATCCCGTCGCTGCTGGTGGAGTTGCGGCATCAGAAGGTGCAGAAGTCCGGCTTCGGTGCGGAAGCGGCCGCGATGAAGGCGGCGTCGGTGGCGATGTCGTCGGCGAAGCTATTCACGCTGGCGCAGAAGGCCGCCGGGCTCGGCCGGGTGGTCGCCGGCAAGAAGGGCAAGATCTCGAAGTTGCCACCCCCGCTCAGCGGGTGGACCGACGCCCGCGACATCCCGGCCCCGCCCGCGCAGACGTTCCGGCAGTGGTGGGACTCGACCGAGGGGCGTGCCGCGATCGCGGCGGCCCGGAAGGACGGTGACCGATGA